One genomic segment of Coffea arabica cultivar ET-39 chromosome 6e, Coffea Arabica ET-39 HiFi, whole genome shotgun sequence includes these proteins:
- the LOC113693640 gene encoding protein trichome birefringence-like 2 isoform X3: MATASTSSQKKNQRTLRIFILLLLFLFTLFILSRDALEPQLSIYRDLFVQTRPPSSLNLPLRSTETLISADPELDDNAVALIGKNGLNTSPENPISSKVNLEDETSANLSLADGNDASLDAPASSKSNLDGEFHEKSTTKEHPTSSKSDFGDKDTGKEAPVDGKETSSEGLFSSESGNDNEVRKDSTSSSQSDDDLSNTKREKEGPVSEIYSEDFALWKGCDFYKGKWVKDEQYPIYRPGSCPYVDEAFDCQSNGRPDSEYLKWRWKPDGCDLPRFNATDFLVRLRGKRLMLVGDSMNRNQFESLLCILREGLHNKSKMYEVHGYRITKGRGYYIFKFEDYNCTVEFVRSHFLVKEGIRINAQGNSNPTLSIDRIDKSAGRWKRADILVFNTAHWWTHGKTARGQNYYKEGNYIYPKFDAVEAYRRAIKTWSKWVDNNMKRGKLIFYRGYSSAHFRHHFRFTEVEIGILVEHVYGRRNLL; the protein is encoded by the exons ATGGCAACTGCCTCCACTTCTTCCCAGAAGAAAAATCAGCGCACTCTTAGAATTTTTATATTGCTGCTTTTGTTTCTCTTCACCTTATTCATCCTCAGCAGGGACGCTCTTGAACCCCAGTTGTCAATCTACAGAGATCTGTTTGTACAAACCCGTCCTCCCTCTTCCCTGAATTTACCTTTAAGATCTACCGAGACACTCATTTCAGCAGATCCTGAACTTGATGATAATGCAGTAGCTTTGATTGGTAAAAATGGCCTAAATACGTCTCCTGAGAATCCCATTTCATCAAAAGTGAATCTTGAGGATGAAACTAGTGCAAATTTATCGCTTGCTGATGGTAATGATGCTTCTTTGGATGCACCTGCTTCATCAAAATCGAATCTTGATGGTGAATTTCATGAGAAATCAACAACTAAGGAGCACCCTACatcctcaaaatctgattttggtGACAAGGACACCGGAAAAGAAGCACCGGTTGACGGTAAGGAGACATCTTCTGAGGGACTCTTTTCATCGGAATCTGGAAATGATAATGAAGTCAGAAAGGACTCCACTTCAAGTTCTCAATCTGATGATGATTTAAGCAacacaaaaagggaaaaagaagggcCAGTTTCTGAAATTTATAGTGAAGATTTTGCATTGTGGAAAGGTTGTGATTTTTACAAGGGAAAATGGGTGAAAGATGAGCAGTACCCAATATATAGACCAGGATCTTGTCCTTACGTTGATGAGGCTTTTGATTGTCAAAGTAATGGAAGGCCAGACTCTGAGTATTTAAAGTGGAGATGGAAGCCAGATGGATGTGATTTGCCAAG ATTTAATGCAACAGATTTTTTGGTTAGATTAAGAGGAAAGAGGCTGATGCTGGTTGGTGACTCCATGAACAGAAACCAATTTGAATCACTTCTTTGCATTTTGCGTGAAGGCTTACATAATAAAAGCAAAATGTATGAAGTTCATGGATACAGAATAACAAAGGGGAGAGGCTATTACATCTTCAAATTTGAG GACTATAACTGCACAGTGGAATTTGTACGATCTCATTTCCTTGTCAAGGAAGGAATTCGTATCAATGCACAAGGAAACTCAAATCCAACTCTGTCAATAGACCGCATAGACAAGTCAGCTGGCCGATGGAAGCGAGCTGACATTCTTGTCTTCAATACTGCTCATTGGTGGACTCATGGGAAGACTGCTAGAGG GCAAAATTATTACAAAGAGGGGAACTACATCTATCCTAAATTTGATGCTGTGGAGGCTTATAGAAGAGCTATAAAGACATGGTCAAA
- the LOC113693640 gene encoding protein trichome birefringence-like 5 isoform X4, producing MATASTSSQKKNQRTLRIFILLLLFLFTLFILSRDALEPQLSIYRDLFVQTRPPSSLNLPLRSTETLISADPELDDNAVALIGKNGLNTSPENPISSKVNLEDETSANLSLADGNDASLDAPASSKSNLDGEFHEKSTTKEHPTSSKSDFGDKDTGKEAPVDGKETSSEGLFSSESGNDNEVRKDSTSSSQSDDDLSNTKREKEGPVSEIYSEDFALWKGCDFYKGKWVKDEQYPIYRPGSCPYVDEAFDCQSNGRPDSEYLKWRWKPDGCDLPRFNATDFLVRLRGKRLMLVGDSMNRNQFESLLCILREGLHNKSKMYEVHGYRITKGRGYYIFKFEDYNCTVEFVRSHFLVKEGIRINAQGNSNPTLSIDRIDKSAGRWKRADILVFNTAHWWTHGKTARGQNYYKEGNYIYPKFDAVEAYRRAIKTWSKWVDNNMKRGKLIFYRGYSSAHFRNILGSNFKAGLNSS from the exons ATGGCAACTGCCTCCACTTCTTCCCAGAAGAAAAATCAGCGCACTCTTAGAATTTTTATATTGCTGCTTTTGTTTCTCTTCACCTTATTCATCCTCAGCAGGGACGCTCTTGAACCCCAGTTGTCAATCTACAGAGATCTGTTTGTACAAACCCGTCCTCCCTCTTCCCTGAATTTACCTTTAAGATCTACCGAGACACTCATTTCAGCAGATCCTGAACTTGATGATAATGCAGTAGCTTTGATTGGTAAAAATGGCCTAAATACGTCTCCTGAGAATCCCATTTCATCAAAAGTGAATCTTGAGGATGAAACTAGTGCAAATTTATCGCTTGCTGATGGTAATGATGCTTCTTTGGATGCACCTGCTTCATCAAAATCGAATCTTGATGGTGAATTTCATGAGAAATCAACAACTAAGGAGCACCCTACatcctcaaaatctgattttggtGACAAGGACACCGGAAAAGAAGCACCGGTTGACGGTAAGGAGACATCTTCTGAGGGACTCTTTTCATCGGAATCTGGAAATGATAATGAAGTCAGAAAGGACTCCACTTCAAGTTCTCAATCTGATGATGATTTAAGCAacacaaaaagggaaaaagaagggcCAGTTTCTGAAATTTATAGTGAAGATTTTGCATTGTGGAAAGGTTGTGATTTTTACAAGGGAAAATGGGTGAAAGATGAGCAGTACCCAATATATAGACCAGGATCTTGTCCTTACGTTGATGAGGCTTTTGATTGTCAAAGTAATGGAAGGCCAGACTCTGAGTATTTAAAGTGGAGATGGAAGCCAGATGGATGTGATTTGCCAAG ATTTAATGCAACAGATTTTTTGGTTAGATTAAGAGGAAAGAGGCTGATGCTGGTTGGTGACTCCATGAACAGAAACCAATTTGAATCACTTCTTTGCATTTTGCGTGAAGGCTTACATAATAAAAGCAAAATGTATGAAGTTCATGGATACAGAATAACAAAGGGGAGAGGCTATTACATCTTCAAATTTGAG GACTATAACTGCACAGTGGAATTTGTACGATCTCATTTCCTTGTCAAGGAAGGAATTCGTATCAATGCACAAGGAAACTCAAATCCAACTCTGTCAATAGACCGCATAGACAAGTCAGCTGGCCGATGGAAGCGAGCTGACATTCTTGTCTTCAATACTGCTCATTGGTGGACTCATGGGAAGACTGCTAGAGG GCAAAATTATTACAAAGAGGGGAACTACATCTATCCTAAATTTGATGCTGTGGAGGCTTATAGAAGAGCTATAAAGACATGGTCAAA